One window of Arthrobacter oryzae genomic DNA carries:
- a CDS encoding response regulator transcription factor, with product MDGLGIAVVIEDDEDVRNLLEGVLSQAGFEVHTAMDGRRGVEVVRHKQANIVTLDVGLPDIDGFEVLRRIRNFSDAYVVMLTGRTEEPDLLSALNAGADDYIAKPFRPRELRARVAAMLRRPRHDIVPQLPAQGVAPAAPVAFGDTGVLRHNGLVLDFKTRSVAVNGKDLELTRSEFDLLHELLRREGAVCTRADLVRAVRGDFYEEDTYISESDERAVEVHIGNLRRKLQEDQQSPKWLQTVRGVGYRLAPKRPDLTS from the coding sequence ATGGATGGTCTTGGAATAGCGGTAGTAATTGAGGACGACGAAGATGTTCGCAACCTCCTCGAAGGTGTGCTTAGCCAAGCCGGCTTCGAGGTTCACACGGCCATGGACGGACGGCGGGGCGTCGAGGTGGTGCGACACAAGCAGGCAAATATTGTGACGTTGGATGTTGGCCTTCCGGACATAGACGGTTTTGAGGTTCTCCGGAGGATCCGCAACTTTAGTGATGCCTACGTCGTGATGCTAACCGGCAGGACCGAGGAACCCGATCTGCTGTCTGCACTAAATGCGGGGGCGGATGACTATATCGCCAAGCCCTTCAGGCCGCGTGAGCTCCGTGCCCGGGTTGCGGCCATGCTGCGCCGGCCCCGCCATGACATCGTGCCGCAGCTACCAGCGCAGGGAGTGGCGCCGGCCGCTCCTGTAGCGTTCGGAGACACCGGGGTCCTGCGCCACAACGGTCTGGTTCTTGACTTCAAGACGCGATCGGTAGCAGTGAATGGAAAGGATCTTGAGCTGACTCGAAGCGAGTTTGATCTCCTGCATGAACTCCTGCGCCGTGAGGGAGCCGTCTGCACCAGGGCAGACCTTGTGAGGGCAGTCCGTGGTGATTTCTATGAGGAAGATACTTATATCAGCGAATCTGATGAGCGAGCCGTGGAGGTTCACATTGGCAACCTCCGCCGTAAACTACAGGAAGATCAACAATCGCCTAAGTGGCTGCAGACGGTTCGTGGTGTCGGCTATCGGCTTGCGCCGAAGAGGCCTGATCTGACCAGTTGA
- a CDS encoding type II secretion system F family protein, whose product MNLHVFVAGLLVALALAYFAWSFLSTDKKADEAVRNNLTRGKTLDAGESREDEGIFLRIGRRITPAAYVRKLDQMLSLAGRPASIPLGRLLAAKPALGLAGALFGLFLGTSGSNPVLKLLGLVVFLFGYFIPDLLLLSKGQERQKAIQLELANTLDQMLISVEAGLGFEGAMARAGQNGTGPLAEELVRTLQDMQVGRSRRESYLGLAQRTSAPELRSFVQAVVQADAYGIAISRVLRVQAKVMRVKRRQRAEEKAMKLPVKVLFPLLFFIFPVLFIAILGPTAIRAITAFSGQ is encoded by the coding sequence ATGAACCTACACGTATTCGTCGCCGGCCTCCTGGTAGCACTGGCGTTGGCCTACTTCGCCTGGTCGTTCTTGAGCACAGACAAGAAAGCCGACGAGGCAGTCCGCAACAACCTGACCCGGGGCAAAACCCTCGATGCCGGAGAATCCCGGGAAGACGAAGGAATTTTTCTGCGTATCGGCCGCAGAATCACCCCCGCTGCCTACGTCCGCAAACTGGATCAAATGCTTAGTCTTGCCGGCAGACCCGCGTCAATACCGTTGGGCCGCCTGCTCGCTGCCAAGCCCGCTCTCGGACTTGCAGGCGCACTTTTCGGGTTGTTCCTCGGTACTTCGGGGTCCAATCCGGTGCTGAAGTTGCTCGGTCTTGTGGTTTTCCTGTTTGGCTACTTCATCCCTGACCTGCTCTTGTTGAGCAAGGGCCAGGAGCGGCAGAAGGCCATTCAGCTCGAACTGGCAAACACCCTGGACCAGATGTTGATTTCGGTGGAGGCGGGGCTCGGCTTCGAAGGGGCCATGGCCCGGGCAGGACAAAACGGTACGGGCCCCTTGGCTGAGGAACTGGTACGAACCTTGCAGGACATGCAGGTTGGCCGCAGTCGGCGTGAGTCCTACCTGGGTCTCGCGCAGCGCACCAGCGCTCCGGAACTCCGGAGCTTTGTGCAGGCGGTAGTCCAGGCGGATGCCTACGGAATCGCCATCAGCCGGGTACTGCGCGTCCAGGCAAAGGTCATGCGGGTTAAGCGGCGCCAACGGGCAGAAGAAAAAGCTATGAAGCTCCCGGTGAAGGTTCTTTTCCCATTGCTCTTCTTTATCTTCCCGGTGCTGTTCATCGCCATTCTTGGCCCCACGGCGATTCGTGCAATTACAGCTTTCAGCGGTCAATAG
- a CDS encoding Hpt domain-containing protein produces MFISDPQPSGKGTSPATVPEGSGVEDGAELTLEEDLLPLVDPEVLEDLEEQLNGAVLAVRFARDYTAMWDRRYNRLAAAVENQDLASALDAVISLKITSAMVGGVRLARLAEALEQVIRQGDFGKGQSLMERVAKDGCQTVSELQATYIKNG; encoded by the coding sequence ATGTTCATTTCAGATCCTCAGCCCAGTGGCAAAGGCACGTCGCCCGCCACTGTGCCCGAAGGATCGGGTGTGGAAGATGGTGCCGAGCTGACGCTGGAGGAAGATCTCTTGCCTCTGGTTGACCCGGAAGTCCTAGAGGATCTGGAAGAACAACTGAACGGGGCGGTGCTTGCTGTCCGTTTTGCCCGGGACTACACCGCCATGTGGGATCGGCGTTACAACCGCCTGGCCGCAGCCGTTGAGAACCAGGACCTAGCGTCGGCTCTTGACGCCGTCATCAGCCTTAAAATCACGTCTGCCATGGTCGGCGGCGTACGTTTGGCCCGGCTGGCGGAGGCACTGGAGCAAGTAATCCGCCAAGGTGATTTCGGCAAGGGCCAATCGCTGATGGAGCGGGTGGCTAAGGACGGCTGCCAGACGGTTTCCGAGCTTCAGGCCACTTACATTAAAAACGGCTGA